From the Gadus chalcogrammus isolate NIFS_2021 chromosome 15, NIFS_Gcha_1.0, whole genome shotgun sequence genome, one window contains:
- the LOC130405005 gene encoding V-type proton ATPase subunit B, brain isoform-like, translating to MKSLNRLLFVSAYSTVSGVNGPLVILDNVKFPRYAEIVHLTLPDGTKRSGQVLEVIGSKAVVQVFEGTSGIDAKKTACEFTGDILRTPVSEDMLGRVFNGSGKPIDRGPTVLAEDYLDIMGQPINPQCRIYPEEMIQTGISAIDGMNSIARGQKIPIFSAAGLPHNEIAAQICRQAGLVQKSKDVMDYTSENFAIVFAAMGVNMETARFFKSDFEENGSMDNVCLFLNLANDPTIERIITPRLALTTAEYLAYQCEKHVLVILTDMSSYAEALREVSAAREEVPGRRGFPGYMYTDLATIYERAGRVEGRNGSITQIPILTMPNDDITHPIPDLTGYITEGQVYVDRQLHNRQIYPPINVLPSLSRLMKSAIGEGMTRKDHADVSNQLYACYAIGKDVQAMKAVVGEEALTPDDLLYLEFLQKFEKNFIAQGPYDNRTVYETLDIGWQLLRIFPKEMLKRIPQSTIAEFYPRESARAPLRAAPAPLLHHPPPLCLCPSRLPPSCSPLKTSLIEQGNVPL from the exons ATGAAATCCTTAAACAGACTCCTTTTTGTTTCAGCGTACTCTACGGTCTCCGGAGTGAACGGACCCCTGGTGATTCTAGATAATGTGAAG TTCCCCAGATATGCTGAGATTGTGCACCTGACCCTGCCTGATGGAACCAAGAGGAGCGGGCAGGTTCTTGAGGTCATCGGGAGCAAGGCTGTCGTCCAG GTGTTCGAGGGCACGTCGGGTATCGACGCGAAGAAGACGGCCTGCGAGTTCACGGGCGACATCTTGCGTACGCCAGTCTCTGAGGACATGCTGG GGCGGGTCTTCAATGGATCTGGGAAACCCATCGACCGCGGGCCCACTGTGCTGGCCGAGGACTATCTGGACATCATGG GCCAGCCAATCAACCCCCAGTGCCGTATCTACCCTGAGGAGATGATCCAGACCGGCATCTCCGCCATCGACGGCATGAACAGCATCGCCCGAGGCCAGAAGATCCCCATCTTTTCTGCTGCTGGTTTGCCCCACAATGAG ATTGCCGCCCAGATCTGTCGGCAGGCTGGCCTGGTCCAGAAGTCGAAAGACGTCATGGACTACACCTCTGAGAACTTCGCCATCGTCTTCGCAGCTATGGGG GTCAACATGGAGACTGCCCGCTTCTTCAAGTCGGACTTCGAGGAAAACGGTTCCATGGATAACGTTTGCTTGTTCTTGAATCTGGCCAACGACCCCAC CATTGAGCGCATCATCACCCCCCGCCTGGCGCTGACCACTGCGGAGTACCTGGCCTACCAGTGTGAGAAGCACGTCCTCGTCATCCTCACTGACATGAGCTCCTACGCCGAGGCCCTCCGAGAG GTGTCTGCAGCCAGAGAGGAGGTGCCCGGCCGTCGTGGCTTCCCTGGATACATGTACACCGATCTGGCCACAATCTACGAGCGTGCCGGGAGAGTGGAGGGCAGGAACGGCTCCATCACCCAGATCCCCATCCTCACCATGCCCAACGACG ACATTACCCATCCCATCCCTGACTTGACTGGTTACATCACTGAGGGACAGGTGTATGTGGACAGACAGCTCCACAACAGACAG ATCTACCCCCCAATCAACGTGTTGCCGTCCCTGTCTCGTCTGATGAAGTCTGCTATCGGTGAGGGCATGACCCGCAAGGACCATGCAGATGTCTCCAACCAGCTG TACGCCTGCTATGCCATTGGGAAGGACGTCCAGGCCATGAAGGCTGTGGTAGGAGAGGAGGCCCTGACCCCCGACGATCTGCTCTACCTTGAGTTCCTGCAGAAGTTCGAGAAGAACTTCATTGCCCAGG gcccctatgacaaccggacggtgtacgAGACGCTGGACATCGGCTGGCAGCTGCTGCGTATCTTCCCCAAGGAGATGCTGAAGAGAATCCCCCAGAGCACCATCGCCGAGTTCTACCCCAGGGAGTCCGCCCGCGCGCCACTAAGGGctgcccccgcccctctcctccaccatccTCCCCCTCTTTGTCTCTG CCCCAGCCGTCTGCCTCCCTCTTGCTCCCCCCTGAAGACGTCCTTGATTGAACAGGGCAACGTCCCCCTTTAG